From a single Marinobacter sp. ANT_B65 genomic region:
- a CDS encoding DUF349 domain-containing protein codes for MAAFLQKLFKSRKPTAPVRKTTTQKPQVAVPAEDKRAELREEQLQTLQGAPTQEVAACLAVEGLTADIRLRAAGMLQEAELLHRVQKQAKTRDKGVYQVVRQKLLVIREEQARQELVSETITNLISNASDLAKTDDTKLYSARVDTLLNQWATVEASASPDQLSEFLQSVHRCRERIAEQEAARIEEQRQLEQKLQRDETLALLTQTLDDLRHQPVEELASLASLDALQKTQENRWLEATRDTRIEKAQQQAFETSMMTLRSYIASVRHIGQEKDSLLALSTAAEQEEASPDDRERALALLKEINWPQGFPIPDLLVPARKLAGKPKAKPQVKPNDDLKQQQATADSLKAVLDKLEDALESKQLKESKQHLKTAQQYLKALDHRHSKSFQARIQLLTAQLRELTDWQGFATEPKQIALCEQMEYLAEQPIEPEAKSERIKELQQEWRDLGGSSDRTMWSRFKQASDKAYEPCKTYFKAKSGLKQANLEKRKAICSELEHFVNDADWSTIDWKAVDRILQTARQEWKSAWPIEFRDNRQVQKQFDDLLKKLEAPIDEEHRKNEALKQAIVEQAQALTEHQPLQEAMNKAKALQSDWKEVGITRHREDRKLWQAFRKACDEIFARRDSERSEQQLAAKEADIAAEAVVEEIRNVSSDQDAQTLEHATTALRSLDTAQVSPGIKEQIQKEKQRLNQAVSTQKLKASISEWQALVLARTQGKTPAKITFPEKWTALSESAGTLNDHELVIRAEILAGVPSPAEDQKKRMEIQIQRLAQGMGSAEKADNALQSVEALVASWCIRSADQPADTALASRLNSALDNLITN; via the coding sequence ATGGCTGCATTCCTCCAGAAACTGTTTAAATCCCGCAAACCCACAGCACCAGTCCGCAAGACAACAACCCAGAAACCACAGGTTGCTGTTCCTGCTGAGGATAAACGTGCTGAGTTAAGGGAGGAACAGCTCCAGACGCTACAGGGCGCCCCGACTCAGGAAGTGGCCGCATGCCTGGCGGTTGAGGGCTTAACTGCAGACATCCGGCTCAGGGCCGCCGGCATGCTTCAGGAAGCAGAACTTCTTCACCGGGTTCAAAAACAGGCAAAAACCCGTGACAAGGGCGTATACCAGGTGGTGCGACAGAAACTGCTGGTCATCCGGGAAGAGCAGGCCCGCCAAGAACTCGTATCAGAGACTATTACCAATCTGATCAGCAATGCCAGTGATCTGGCAAAAACGGACGATACCAAACTCTATAGTGCTCGCGTGGATACACTTCTGAACCAGTGGGCAACAGTTGAGGCCAGCGCCTCGCCAGACCAGCTCAGCGAGTTCCTTCAATCGGTTCATCGCTGCCGGGAGCGCATTGCCGAGCAGGAGGCAGCCCGGATTGAAGAACAGCGTCAGCTTGAGCAGAAACTTCAACGGGATGAAACCCTGGCTCTTCTGACCCAGACCCTTGACGATCTCCGTCACCAGCCGGTTGAAGAACTTGCATCGCTTGCCTCACTGGATGCCCTTCAGAAAACCCAGGAAAACCGCTGGCTGGAAGCAACCCGCGATACCCGGATTGAGAAAGCGCAGCAACAGGCCTTTGAAACGTCCATGATGACACTGCGCAGCTATATTGCGTCAGTTCGTCATATCGGCCAGGAAAAAGATTCACTGCTCGCGCTCTCTACAGCTGCTGAACAGGAAGAAGCCAGCCCTGATGACCGGGAACGTGCTTTGGCCCTGCTGAAAGAGATCAACTGGCCTCAAGGCTTCCCCATTCCGGATCTACTGGTGCCGGCGCGTAAGCTCGCAGGAAAGCCCAAGGCCAAGCCCCAGGTTAAACCGAATGATGATCTGAAGCAGCAACAAGCGACAGCGGATAGCCTGAAAGCAGTTTTAGATAAACTGGAAGACGCTCTTGAGTCCAAACAGCTGAAAGAGTCGAAGCAACATTTAAAAACCGCACAGCAGTATCTGAAAGCTCTTGATCATCGTCACAGCAAGAGTTTTCAGGCCCGTATACAACTACTTACAGCCCAACTGAGAGAGCTTACTGACTGGCAGGGCTTTGCGACCGAACCAAAACAGATCGCTCTGTGTGAACAGATGGAGTACCTCGCAGAACAACCCATCGAGCCGGAGGCAAAGTCCGAACGCATAAAAGAGCTGCAGCAGGAGTGGCGGGACCTGGGTGGGTCTTCAGACCGCACTATGTGGTCTCGCTTCAAGCAGGCATCTGATAAAGCCTACGAACCCTGCAAAACTTATTTTAAAGCCAAGTCAGGCCTTAAACAGGCAAACCTGGAAAAGCGCAAAGCAATCTGTTCCGAGCTTGAGCATTTTGTTAACGACGCGGATTGGAGCACCATCGACTGGAAAGCCGTAGACCGAATCTTGCAGACTGCACGCCAGGAATGGAAATCTGCATGGCCTATAGAGTTCAGAGACAACCGGCAGGTGCAGAAACAGTTTGATGATCTGCTCAAAAAGCTCGAAGCACCCATAGATGAAGAACACCGGAAAAACGAAGCTCTCAAGCAAGCTATCGTAGAGCAGGCTCAGGCACTGACTGAACACCAGCCGCTGCAAGAAGCAATGAACAAGGCCAAAGCACTGCAATCAGACTGGAAAGAAGTCGGAATCACCCGCCACCGGGAAGACCGCAAGCTCTGGCAGGCATTCCGCAAAGCCTGTGATGAAATATTTGCCCGTCGGGACTCTGAACGCTCAGAGCAGCAGTTGGCTGCAAAAGAGGCGGACATTGCAGCAGAAGCCGTGGTGGAAGAGATCAGGAACGTCAGCTCTGACCAGGACGCCCAGACTCTGGAACACGCAACTACTGCACTTCGCTCCCTGGATACAGCTCAAGTATCACCGGGGATAAAAGAACAAATCCAGAAAGAAAAACAGAGACTGAACCAGGCTGTTTCAACACAGAAACTCAAAGCAAGCATTTCTGAATGGCAAGCGCTTGTGCTCGCACGCACGCAAGGCAAAACGCCAGCGAAAATCACTTTCCCCGAAAAATGGACTGCCCTTTCGGAAAGCGCAGGCACACTGAATGATCACGAACTGGTCATTCGCGCAGAGATTCTGGCTGGCGTGCCATCGCCGGCAGAAGACCAGAAAAAACGTATGGAAATACAGATTCAGCGCCTCGCGCAAGGAATGGGTTCAGCCGAAAAAGCAGACAATGCTCTCCAGAGCGTTGAAGCTCTCGTTGCCAGCTGGTGCATCCGGTCAGCAGATCAACCCGCCGACACAGCTCTGGCCAGCCGTCTGAACAGCGCTCTGGACAACCTGATCACAAACTGA
- a CDS encoding late competence development ComFB family protein translates to MSFTDSIDNFYERLVVDAIDATREPGDSADFLTDVMCVALNRLPPRYYRHTIDMMFYLADEELRGMKDKSLAAVQDARGFVREHQRE, encoded by the coding sequence ATGTCTTTCACAGATTCTATCGATAACTTTTACGAACGTCTGGTGGTGGATGCCATTGATGCTACGAGAGAGCCTGGGGACAGCGCGGACTTCCTGACTGATGTCATGTGTGTCGCTCTGAACCGGTTACCACCCCGATATTACCGGCACACCATTGATATGATGTTTTATCTGGCGGATGAGGAACTCAGGGGTATGAAAGACAAATCCCTGGCCGCCGTTCAGGACGCCAGGGGGTTTGTCAGAGAGCATCAGCGAGAATAA
- a CDS encoding acetyl-CoA C-acetyltransferase, which yields MTTEAYIFDAVRTPRGRGKKDGSLHSVKPITLLTTVLKALQQRNHLDTAQIDDIVLGCVSAVGDQGADIAKTAALAADWDEKVSGVTLNRFCASGLEAVNLAAMKVRSEWEDMVVAGGVESMSRIPMGSDGGAWAMDPQTNLHTGFMPQGIGADLIATMEGFSREDVDRFAVKSQQKAANAWKQGFFARSIIPVTDQNGVVILDHDEHVRADTTVESLSGLKPSFQMMGEMGFNSVASEKYHYVEKITHVHHAGNSSGMVDGATAILIGSRAKGDAMGLKPRARIVATAVTSTDPTIMLTGPAPATLKALGKAGMTVDQIDLFEVNEAFASVVMRFQKELSVPDEKVNVNGGAIAMGHPLGATGAMILGTLLDELERRELRFGLATLCVGGGMGIATIIERV from the coding sequence ATGACCACTGAGGCGTATATCTTCGATGCGGTCCGCACTCCCAGAGGGCGCGGTAAAAAAGACGGTTCCCTGCACAGCGTCAAGCCGATTACCCTGCTGACGACTGTACTGAAAGCACTACAGCAGAGAAACCATCTGGATACAGCCCAGATAGACGATATCGTTCTTGGCTGCGTTTCCGCCGTTGGTGATCAGGGAGCTGACATTGCCAAAACCGCTGCGCTCGCAGCAGACTGGGACGAAAAAGTATCTGGTGTCACCCTTAACCGTTTCTGCGCGTCAGGATTAGAAGCGGTAAACCTTGCCGCCATGAAAGTGCGCTCTGAGTGGGAAGATATGGTTGTCGCCGGCGGCGTAGAATCCATGTCCCGTATACCTATGGGATCTGATGGCGGTGCCTGGGCAATGGATCCCCAGACCAACCTGCATACTGGCTTCATGCCTCAGGGGATTGGCGCGGATCTGATCGCTACCATGGAAGGGTTCAGCCGCGAAGATGTCGACAGATTCGCAGTGAAATCACAGCAGAAAGCAGCCAATGCATGGAAGCAAGGTTTCTTTGCCCGATCAATCATTCCGGTCACAGACCAGAACGGCGTAGTCATCCTGGACCACGATGAGCATGTGAGAGCCGACACCACCGTTGAGTCCCTGTCAGGGCTCAAGCCGTCCTTCCAGATGATGGGAGAAATGGGATTTAACAGTGTCGCCAGCGAAAAATATCACTACGTTGAAAAAATCACACATGTTCATCACGCTGGCAACTCCTCCGGCATGGTCGACGGTGCTACCGCAATTCTGATCGGTAGCAGGGCAAAAGGCGATGCCATGGGTCTCAAACCCCGCGCCCGGATTGTGGCCACCGCAGTAACCAGTACAGACCCCACTATTATGCTTACCGGACCAGCTCCGGCAACCCTCAAGGCATTGGGAAAGGCCGGAATGACCGTAGATCAGATCGACCTGTTTGAAGTAAATGAAGCCTTTGCCTCCGTGGTAATGCGTTTTCAGAAAGAACTTTCAGTTCCAGACGAAAAAGTGAATGTAAACGGCGGCGCCATCGCCATGGGCCACCCCTTAGGCGCTACAGGAGCAATGATCCTGGGCACTCTGCTGGATGAACTGGAGCGTCGTGAACTGCGCTTCGGGCTGGCAACTCTGTGCGTTGGCGGTGGCATGGGAATCGCCACCATCATTGAGCGTGTCTGA
- a CDS encoding 3-hydroxyacyl-CoA dehydrogenase NAD-binding domain-containing protein: MSAIRYELGSDQILTLTIDMPGQSANTMNQVFREGLNETVGKVQADLEDIRGIIITSAKKTFFAGGDLKELHKVTHEDAQAFESMVNSLKARMRALETCGKPVVAAINGTALGGGFEIALACHHRIVLNDNDIQLGLPEVTLGLLPGGGGTQRLPRLIGLEAAFPFLMEGRKVRPSAALKAGIVDELAGSAEDMMARARAFIEENPKCQQPWDKKGFKLPGGAPHHPAMAPKLAIAPAMLKQKTRGCYPAPERILSAAVEGAQVDFDNGSLIETRYFTELVTGQIAKNMTGTFWFQLNDINAGGSRPEGIKKEHFKKVGVLGAGMMGAGIAYSTATRGIEVVLKDISLDSAEKGKSYSESLLSKKVSKGHMTEEQKTEILGRIRATDSAADLEGCDLVIEAVFEDSDLKARVTAEAEPKLVSNGIFASNTSTIPITQLAKASSRPENFIGLHFFSPVDKMQLVEIIVGEKTSDETLARSFDYVQQIGKIPVVVNDSRGFFTSRVFGTFVNEGICMLGEGIHPSSIENAGLLAGMPVGPLAITDEVSMTLMQHVRTQSKKDTEAAGGTWNAHPAETIIDQMVQEHGRKGKAAGAGFYEYPARGRKYLWPELETLYVDSNKAQQVELQDLKDRILFIQAIETLRCLEEGVLRTVEDANIGSIFGIGYAPWTGGAIQFINQYGVRAFTDRANELARTYGERFAPPALLLEHAKLEKPFL; encoded by the coding sequence ATGAGTGCCATCCGTTATGAATTGGGTTCAGATCAGATTCTGACCCTCACCATCGACATGCCGGGCCAGTCCGCGAACACCATGAACCAGGTGTTCCGTGAAGGCCTCAATGAAACCGTCGGCAAAGTACAGGCCGATCTGGAAGATATTCGCGGCATTATTATTACCTCTGCCAAAAAAACCTTCTTTGCAGGTGGTGACCTGAAAGAACTTCACAAAGTCACTCACGAAGATGCGCAAGCCTTTGAAAGCATGGTTAACAGCCTGAAGGCCCGGATGCGCGCGCTGGAAACTTGCGGCAAACCCGTGGTCGCAGCGATCAACGGGACTGCATTGGGTGGCGGTTTTGAAATTGCCCTGGCGTGTCACCATCGCATCGTCCTCAACGACAATGATATTCAGCTGGGCCTTCCCGAAGTAACCCTTGGCCTGCTCCCCGGGGGTGGCGGTACCCAGCGCCTGCCGCGACTGATTGGACTGGAAGCAGCTTTCCCGTTCCTCATGGAAGGCAGAAAAGTTCGCCCGTCAGCGGCCCTCAAAGCAGGTATTGTTGATGAGCTGGCCGGATCTGCAGAAGACATGATGGCCAGAGCCAGAGCATTTATCGAGGAAAACCCGAAATGCCAGCAGCCCTGGGACAAAAAAGGGTTCAAACTGCCCGGTGGCGCCCCCCACCATCCAGCCATGGCACCAAAGCTGGCCATTGCCCCCGCCATGCTGAAACAGAAAACCAGGGGTTGCTACCCTGCCCCGGAGCGCATCTTGTCTGCCGCAGTTGAAGGCGCACAGGTTGACTTCGACAACGGCAGCCTGATCGAAACCCGCTACTTTACTGAACTGGTGACTGGCCAGATTGCCAAGAACATGACCGGCACCTTCTGGTTCCAGCTCAATGACATTAATGCTGGCGGCAGTCGCCCTGAAGGTATAAAGAAAGAACACTTCAAGAAGGTGGGTGTGCTGGGCGCTGGAATGATGGGCGCAGGTATTGCCTACTCCACAGCCACTCGTGGTATCGAAGTGGTACTTAAAGATATTTCACTCGATAGTGCTGAAAAAGGCAAAAGCTACTCCGAAAGCCTGCTGTCAAAAAAGGTCAGCAAGGGTCATATGACCGAAGAGCAGAAAACCGAAATACTGGGCCGTATCAGGGCCACGGACTCAGCCGCAGACCTTGAGGGTTGCGACCTGGTAATCGAAGCAGTTTTTGAGGACAGCGACCTCAAAGCCAGAGTCACAGCAGAAGCCGAACCGAAGCTGGTCAGCAACGGCATTTTTGCCTCCAATACGTCTACCATCCCCATCACCCAGCTGGCAAAAGCCTCCTCCAGACCGGAAAACTTCATTGGTCTGCATTTTTTCTCACCTGTAGACAAAATGCAGCTTGTTGAAATCATTGTGGGCGAAAAAACCTCAGACGAAACTCTGGCACGATCCTTCGATTATGTTCAGCAGATTGGCAAAATTCCGGTGGTTGTGAACGATAGCCGCGGCTTCTTCACTTCCCGCGTTTTCGGCACCTTTGTCAATGAGGGTATCTGCATGCTGGGCGAAGGCATTCACCCCTCCAGCATCGAAAACGCTGGCTTGCTGGCAGGCATGCCGGTCGGGCCGCTGGCGATTACCGATGAAGTCAGCATGACACTCATGCAGCATGTTCGCACCCAGAGCAAGAAAGACACCGAAGCCGCAGGTGGCACATGGAATGCGCACCCGGCTGAAACCATCATCGACCAGATGGTTCAGGAGCACGGGCGCAAAGGCAAGGCTGCCGGCGCGGGCTTCTATGAGTATCCGGCCAGGGGCAGGAAGTATCTGTGGCCAGAGCTTGAAACGCTTTACGTGGATAGCAACAAAGCCCAACAGGTGGAGCTGCAGGACCTCAAAGACCGCATCTTGTTCATTCAGGCCATTGAAACCCTGCGCTGCCTGGAAGAAGGGGTGTTACGCACCGTGGAAGATGCCAACATCGGCAGCATCTTCGGTATCGGATATGCACCCTGGACCGGCGGGGCCATACAGTTTATCAATCAATATGGCGTGAGAGCCTTTACCGACCGAGCCAACGAACTGGCCAGAACCTACGGCGAGCGTTTTGCACCACCAGCGCTGTTACTGGAGCACGCGAAACTGGAAAAACCCTTTCTCTGA
- a CDS encoding carboxy terminal-processing peptidase, translating to MTIAEKISVRRAPIKPGRIGVCKAFTVALLLSAPFGIQAKAVEPEAYVPVAPTIDQARANILIARQLQFTHFRDLGISDKLSGDVFDAYLNYLDGQRVYLTGSDIEALSGVRNRLGSALKTGQLQPGFDIYNLVQQRIIERLQFALKTVDEGIGSLDFSTNESILLDRSDTEWEPDKKGLDALWVKRIKNAVLAQRLNGSDDETITESLKRRYEGQLKRAYQARSEDAFQAYMNAFTGMWDPHTSYFSPRTSENFNINMSLSLEGIGAVLQADNEYTKVVRLVPGGPASKQGQLQPADRIVSVKQEGEKPVNVIGWRLDEVVDLIRGPRNSVVTLEVVPASATDETLTKTIAISRDEVKLEEQSASKDSIEFERNGKKYTVGVITVPTFYADFRAMQAGDPNYKSTTRDVRKLITELQQDSVDGLVIDLRNNGGGALHEANDLVGLFIDTGPTVQIRNSSNEVQVLNDEDASVAYDGPLVVLTNRMSASASEIFAGAIQDYGRGLVVGSQTFGKGTVQAVRPLNHGQLKITQSKFYRVSGGSTQHKGVIPDIEIPSRIDKTRIGEDALDHALPWDQIDAVPHTRYFDFSGIIDELRKRHDDRFASSPEFSLLQQEIDFLKEQRQRDTVSLNLDERTTQQEQIDRTRLTIANARRELRGEAPFETLDELEDWQDLQAADLGTTDEELDFVIREGGNIMADMLEMDSRMASILSPQQFAAQAEAR from the coding sequence ATGACCATCGCGGAAAAAATATCTGTCCGTCGCGCCCCTATCAAACCTGGCCGGATAGGCGTATGCAAAGCGTTTACTGTTGCCCTGCTTTTATCAGCACCTTTCGGAATACAGGCGAAAGCGGTTGAGCCGGAAGCCTATGTACCCGTTGCGCCAACGATTGATCAGGCGCGGGCAAACATCCTCATCGCCAGACAACTGCAGTTCACCCACTTCCGTGACCTCGGGATAAGCGACAAGCTTTCCGGCGATGTATTTGATGCTTACCTGAACTACCTCGATGGCCAGCGAGTCTACCTCACGGGCAGCGATATCGAGGCACTCAGTGGAGTAAGAAACCGATTGGGGTCCGCTCTGAAAACCGGCCAGCTTCAACCGGGATTCGACATCTACAACCTGGTTCAGCAACGTATTATCGAGCGCCTTCAATTCGCACTGAAAACCGTAGACGAAGGTATCGGGAGTCTGGATTTCAGTACCAACGAAAGCATTCTTCTTGACCGTTCGGACACCGAATGGGAGCCAGACAAGAAGGGGCTTGATGCGCTTTGGGTTAAACGCATCAAAAATGCCGTGCTTGCGCAGCGCCTCAATGGTTCCGACGACGAAACGATCACAGAAAGCCTTAAACGCCGATATGAAGGCCAACTCAAGCGGGCCTACCAGGCGCGTAGCGAAGATGCTTTCCAGGCCTACATGAATGCATTTACCGGCATGTGGGATCCGCATACCTCCTACTTTTCGCCACGCACCTCCGAAAACTTCAATATCAACATGAGCCTTTCACTCGAGGGTATTGGCGCGGTTCTGCAGGCGGATAACGAGTACACCAAAGTGGTGCGGCTGGTTCCGGGCGGCCCTGCCTCAAAACAAGGCCAGCTCCAGCCGGCAGACAGAATAGTATCGGTTAAGCAAGAGGGCGAAAAACCTGTCAACGTGATTGGCTGGCGCCTGGATGAAGTGGTCGACCTCATCCGCGGTCCGCGTAACTCCGTCGTTACACTCGAAGTGGTTCCTGCCAGCGCGACCGATGAAACCCTGACCAAAACCATTGCTATCAGCCGTGATGAAGTAAAACTGGAAGAACAGAGTGCCAGCAAAGACTCCATCGAATTTGAGCGCAATGGCAAAAAATACACTGTGGGCGTAATTACTGTTCCTACATTTTACGCCGATTTCCGTGCCATGCAGGCCGGAGACCCCAACTACAAAAGCACAACACGCGATGTCCGGAAACTGATTACAGAACTACAGCAGGATAGCGTAGATGGCCTGGTAATTGATTTGCGCAATAATGGCGGCGGTGCACTGCACGAAGCAAATGATCTGGTTGGCCTGTTTATCGATACTGGCCCTACCGTCCAGATTCGCAATTCAAGCAACGAGGTTCAGGTTCTGAATGACGAAGATGCATCGGTTGCCTATGACGGCCCGTTGGTAGTGCTCACCAATCGCATGAGTGCATCGGCTTCGGAGATTTTTGCCGGTGCAATCCAGGATTACGGTCGCGGTCTGGTCGTGGGTTCGCAAACCTTTGGTAAAGGGACTGTGCAGGCCGTCCGGCCACTGAATCATGGCCAGCTCAAGATTACCCAATCAAAATTCTACCGCGTATCCGGGGGGTCAACCCAACACAAAGGGGTGATTCCCGATATAGAGATTCCTTCCCGGATCGACAAAACCCGTATTGGTGAGGATGCGCTGGATCATGCCCTGCCCTGGGATCAGATAGATGCCGTTCCTCATACCCGGTATTTTGATTTCAGCGGAATCATCGACGAACTGCGTAAGCGCCATGATGATCGCTTTGCCAGCAGCCCCGAATTCAGCCTCCTTCAGCAGGAAATTGATTTCCTCAAAGAGCAGCGTCAGAGAGACACTGTGAGCCTCAATCTGGATGAGCGCACTACTCAACAAGAACAGATAGATCGTACCCGGCTGACCATTGCCAATGCCCGTCGGGAACTGCGCGGCGAAGCGCCGTTCGAGACTCTGGATGAACTGGAGGACTGGCAGGACCTGCAGGCTGCAGACCTGGGTACTACCGACGAAGAACTGGATTTCGTGATCCGCGAAGGCGGCAACATAATGGCTGACATGCTGGAAATGGACAGTCGGATGGCCTCAATTCTTAGCCCTCAACAATTCGCGGCCCAGGCTGAAGCCCGGTAA
- a CDS encoding helix-turn-helix domain-containing protein, whose translation MSQKTGKQAVSEKAGQSKARALQDMLLDALHAMRSLEELDGLSKPASEEKAPEGIIDRLASLTGSAFRLGARATDTSLRLGRVLINSQDQLRAMLAAGHSIKDIREVAGLTLSEMSEALNLRDKSVLEAIENGTATLSFELILRLAALIARNDPIPFIMRTTRNYNPEVWQTLNDWGVARLPLQFEREREFINIFRRHDSARTLSDEDFHKVLEFTRQGFEMSLHFAEEQEKQVAELRASFEKQQNKPPGTKISAEKKPSTE comes from the coding sequence ATGAGCCAGAAAACCGGCAAGCAGGCAGTCAGTGAAAAAGCAGGTCAGAGCAAAGCCCGGGCCCTGCAGGACATGTTGCTGGATGCACTCCACGCCATGCGTTCGCTGGAAGAACTGGATGGTCTGAGTAAGCCGGCCTCGGAAGAAAAGGCGCCGGAAGGAATTATTGACCGGCTTGCCAGCTTAACCGGATCGGCTTTCCGCCTCGGAGCCCGCGCCACAGACACTTCACTGCGACTGGGGCGAGTGCTGATCAACTCTCAGGATCAACTGAGGGCCATGCTGGCAGCAGGCCATTCCATAAAGGACATCCGGGAAGTTGCCGGGCTGACACTGTCGGAGATGAGCGAGGCCCTCAATCTCCGCGACAAGTCCGTTCTTGAGGCCATCGAGAACGGAACAGCTACACTTTCATTTGAACTGATTCTCCGTCTGGCTGCCCTGATCGCACGGAACGACCCTATCCCGTTCATCATGCGCACAACCCGGAACTACAACCCCGAGGTCTGGCAGACTCTTAACGACTGGGGCGTGGCCAGATTACCCTTGCAGTTTGAGCGGGAACGGGAATTTATAAACATCTTCCGCCGCCATGATTCCGCACGAACACTCTCAGACGAAGACTTCCACAAAGTACTGGAATTCACCAGACAGGGTTTTGAGATGTCCCTCCACTTCGCCGAAGAGCAGGAAAAACAGGTAGCCGAACTCCGCGCCAGTTTTGAAAAGCAACAAAACAAACCGCCGGGTACAAAGATCTCTGCCGAAAAAAAACCATCAACCGAATAG
- the mtnA gene encoding S-methyl-5-thioribose-1-phosphate isomerase: MNNLTDTPFSRALGTVALRWQGNSLELLDQRLLPAQEHWITLEGASGVARCIRDMVVRGAPAIGISAAYGVALAARHAGSRDWQAEIRQAIRELSESRPTAVNLFWALQRMERVFDSCESVGEAQERLADEAEAIHQEDLAGNLAMADHALSAMGLSADNAAPVSVLTHCNTGALATGGYGTALGVIRRLHEKKLLTRVYADETRPWLQGSRLTAWELMRDDIPVTLNADGAAAAILAAGEVRWVLVGADRITANGDVANKIGTYSLAVLARYHNVRFMVVAPSSTVDMSLASGTDIPIEERDGREVREVRGISLAPEGVPVFNPVFDVTPADLIDVIVTEKGIVRNPDMAGMQGLFG; this comes from the coding sequence ATGAATAATCTTACAGATACTCCTTTCTCCCGTGCTTTGGGTACGGTCGCACTCAGATGGCAAGGCAACAGTCTGGAACTGCTTGATCAGCGTCTATTGCCAGCTCAGGAGCACTGGATAACTCTGGAAGGTGCATCCGGCGTCGCCCGGTGCATTCGGGATATGGTGGTGCGTGGCGCACCGGCTATTGGTATCAGTGCGGCCTACGGTGTTGCACTTGCTGCCAGGCATGCCGGAAGCAGGGACTGGCAAGCTGAAATCAGGCAGGCTATACGTGAGTTATCTGAATCCCGGCCAACCGCAGTGAATCTGTTCTGGGCCTTGCAGCGAATGGAGCGGGTGTTTGACTCGTGTGAGTCTGTTGGCGAGGCTCAGGAGAGGTTGGCAGATGAAGCAGAGGCTATCCATCAGGAAGATCTGGCCGGCAATCTGGCCATGGCCGATCATGCTCTCAGTGCAATGGGGCTCTCGGCCGACAACGCCGCGCCTGTCTCGGTTCTGACCCATTGCAATACAGGTGCGCTCGCAACAGGCGGTTACGGCACTGCGCTGGGCGTTATTCGCCGGCTTCATGAAAAAAAGTTACTGACGCGGGTTTATGCGGACGAGACTCGTCCGTGGCTTCAGGGTAGTCGCCTCACCGCCTGGGAATTGATGCGGGATGATATTCCGGTGACTCTGAACGCTGATGGCGCTGCTGCGGCCATTCTCGCTGCTGGTGAGGTGCGGTGGGTTCTGGTGGGTGCCGATCGTATTACTGCCAATGGCGATGTGGCCAATAAAATCGGGACTTACAGCCTTGCGGTGCTGGCACGCTATCACAACGTGAGGTTTATGGTCGTAGCGCCCTCAAGCACAGTGGATATGTCGCTGGCGTCGGGTACAGATATCCCCATCGAAGAGCGCGATGGCCGGGAGGTTCGTGAAGTGCGGGGCATTTCTCTCGCTCCTGAAGGGGTGCCGGTGTTTAATCCGGTGTTCGATGTAACGCCCGCAGATCTTATTGACGTTATTGTTACTGAGAAGGGAATCGTTCGGAATCCGGATATGGCAGGAATGCAGGGGCTATTCGGTTGA